The sequence below is a genomic window from Kitasatospora kifunensis.
CACGCACCGAACGGGTGAGAATGCGCTGCCCCGCCGCGGGGAGACGGTACCTCTAGGCCCGAACGCGCTGTCACCGGATGCGCGAATTCGTCACTGGAGGTAGTCGTGCGAGTCCGTCCCACTCCCGTCCGGGTCCGTCCGCGCGTGGCCGGCCTGCTCGGCGCGGCCCTGCTCGCCCTACTGGGCGCCGCCACCCCCGCCGGAGCGGCGGCAGGAGAGACGCTGAGCGTGGCCCGCATGGGCGTGATCGCCTCGGACGGCACCGTCACGCTGACGGGGACCTACCGCTGCTCGACCGCCGGCGCGGTCTACGTCACCAGCAACCTGCGGGTCGGCCAGACGCAGACCAACATCGGCAACGGCGTACGGGCCACCTGCGACGGCAACGAGCACAGCTGGACCAGCCAGGGCAAGCCCGCCCAGCTGCACGCCCAGCCAGGCCCCGCCCGCGTAGAGGCGACGTTGACGCACCTGACCCAGGGGCCGGCCTGGTGGTTGCCGGTGCTGCCCGAGTTCCTCGCGCAGCAGAGCCAGGACATCATGCTCGTCGCCGACGGCAGCTGAGCGGTCCGCCAGTAGGGGAGCGGTGCGGGCGCCCGTGCGGATGGTTGGGCATGGGCGCCCGGGCGGCCGGCCGAGCGCGAGCGTCCGCGCTCGGCCGCTCGGCCTGAGGTGCCGTCAATAGCGGCTCAGGGCCCACCGGGGGCACCGCTGTGCAGTGGCCGGGCAATTCGGCGCAGGACGGAAAGCAGCGGCGGCCGATACCCCGCAGAACGTTGCGCAATACACCGGAAATGGGGCTTCCGGTCGGGTGAACCGAAGATAATGCAGGAGCGGCCGAG
It includes:
- a CDS encoding DUF6299 family protein, translating into MRVRPTPVRVRPRVAGLLGAALLALLGAATPAGAAAGETLSVARMGVIASDGTVTLTGTYRCSTAGAVYVTSNLRVGQTQTNIGNGVRATCDGNEHSWTSQGKPAQLHAQPGPARVEATLTHLTQGPAWWLPVLPEFLAQQSQDIMLVADGS